A genomic region of Egicoccus sp. AB-alg2 contains the following coding sequences:
- a CDS encoding type IV secretory system conjugative DNA transfer family protein has translation MLLVRRPVPGRLTLGHGPGGRLLATEPGHSLLVLGPTQSGKTSGLAIPAILEWPGPVVATSVKTDLLADTLADRSERGTVWTYDPTGSVTGIPRAGWTPLANCGTWSGALRTASWLTSAARDAQLQEADFWYANAAKLLAPMLYAAATAGLTMTDVVRWIDLQEDTEVRMLLQATGNEAAIAAAEASWRREERTRSSVFTTAETILAAFSDPAVATSTEQADIDPEQLLDGGAHTLYICAPLHEQDRLRPLFTALAQHVLVTAYERAAVRGRLDPPLLLVLDEAANIAPLRDLAQVASTAAGLGIQLVTIWQDRAQITARYGHHAGTVFNNHRAKLVLSGITDANTTSDLAQVIGDTEVMRQSTTIDAEGRTSATRASQTQLLASAAALRQLRPFEGVLVYGHLPPVAVKLRRPDRPGSMGREGRSSRARVG, from the coding sequence ATGCTGCTCGTGCGTCGTCCGGTCCCCGGCCGTCTCACCCTCGGACACGGGCCGGGTGGGAGGCTGCTCGCGACCGAACCTGGCCACTCGCTGCTCGTGCTGGGGCCGACCCAGTCCGGGAAAACCTCCGGGCTCGCGATCCCGGCGATCCTCGAGTGGCCCGGCCCGGTCGTCGCCACCTCGGTCAAGACCGACCTGCTCGCCGACACCCTCGCCGACCGCAGCGAACGCGGCACCGTGTGGACCTACGACCCCACCGGCAGCGTCACCGGCATCCCCCGCGCTGGCTGGACCCCGCTCGCGAACTGCGGTACCTGGTCCGGGGCGCTGCGGACCGCATCGTGGCTCACCTCCGCCGCCCGCGACGCGCAACTCCAGGAAGCGGACTTCTGGTACGCGAACGCCGCCAAGCTCCTCGCACCGATGCTCTACGCCGCAGCCACGGCAGGTCTGACGATGACCGACGTCGTGCGGTGGATCGACCTCCAAGAGGACACTGAGGTCCGGATGCTTCTTCAAGCCACGGGCAACGAGGCCGCGATCGCCGCCGCCGAAGCATCCTGGCGACGGGAGGAACGTACGCGCTCGTCGGTGTTCACCACCGCCGAGACCATCCTCGCCGCGTTCTCCGATCCAGCCGTCGCCACGTCCACCGAGCAAGCCGACATCGACCCGGAGCAGCTGCTCGACGGCGGCGCGCACACGCTCTACATCTGCGCTCCGCTGCACGAGCAGGATCGGCTCCGCCCCCTGTTCACAGCCCTCGCCCAGCACGTGCTGGTCACAGCCTACGAGCGGGCCGCCGTCCGCGGCCGGCTCGACCCGCCGCTACTGCTGGTCCTCGACGAAGCCGCCAACATCGCACCGCTACGCGACCTCGCTCAGGTCGCGTCTACGGCCGCCGGGCTCGGCATCCAGCTCGTGACCATCTGGCAGGACCGAGCCCAGATCACTGCTCGTTACGGCCATCACGCGGGCACGGTGTTCAACAATCACCGCGCGAAGCTGGTGCTGTCGGGGATTACCGACGCCAACACCACGAGCGACCTCGCCCAGGTCATTGGTGACACCGAGGTCATGCGCCAGTCGACGACCATCGACGCCGAAGGCCGAACCAGCGCTACCCGCGCCAGCCAGACCCAACTCCTCGCCAGCGCCGCCGCCCTCCGCCAGCTCCGGCCCTTCGAAGGCGTCCTCGTCTACGGCCATCTGCCCCCGGTGGCCGTCAAGCTCCGACGCCCTGACCGTCCGGGCTCTATGGGTCGAGAGGGCCGATCGTCGCGCGCGCGAGTGGGGTGA
- a CDS encoding IS110 family transposase, protein MRRDLIGTCDVGPSQCCPPHRRQRHFADQRKRHGQHATRLGLRHRRVDTHADEHVAVVLNLLGKVLGGRAFPTTRAGYARLLEWASSFGVIDRIGIEGTGSWGRGLTLFCLSRGLAVRDVDRPDRRARRSRGKTDLLDAEAAARAVLAGTAATLPKTGDGPVEMIRVLHITRETAVKARTQAINQLRALAVTAPLELAEQLRGLSRRQLVATATCFEAAAPVTDPTGATRLAMRTLARRIEALTDEIARLETERDRIIDAAAPALLEIKGMGYHAAASLLVAAGDNPDRLRSEAAFAKLCAVAPMPVKSGRTERHRLNHGGDRQANRALHTIVVSRIRWPDERTRDYVTRRNRNGQYKADLDTIRRLKRYIAREVYPILIDALSTPPEKSVTAA, encoded by the coding sequence GTGCGGCGTGACCTCATAGGAACGTGCGATGTTGGCCCATCGCAGTGCTGTCCACCGCACCGCCGGCAGCGTCACTTCGCTGACCAAAGGAAGCGACATGGACAACATGCCACACGTCTCGGACTACGTCATCGTCGGGTCGACACCCACGCCGACGAGCACGTTGCTGTGGTCCTCAACCTGCTCGGCAAGGTCCTTGGTGGCCGCGCGTTCCCCACCACCCGGGCCGGCTATGCCCGGCTGCTCGAGTGGGCCTCGAGCTTCGGGGTGATCGACCGGATCGGGATCGAGGGCACCGGCAGCTGGGGCCGCGGCCTCACCCTGTTCTGCCTCTCACGCGGGCTCGCGGTCCGCGACGTGGACCGTCCCGATCGCCGTGCGCGACGCAGCCGCGGTAAGACCGACCTGCTCGATGCCGAAGCGGCCGCCCGGGCAGTACTGGCCGGGACGGCCGCGACCCTGCCCAAGACCGGTGACGGGCCGGTGGAGATGATCCGGGTGCTGCACATCACCCGTGAAACGGCCGTCAAGGCCCGCACCCAGGCGATCAACCAGCTCCGGGCCCTGGCCGTGACCGCGCCGCTCGAGCTCGCCGAGCAGCTGCGTGGACTGTCCCGCCGCCAGCTCGTGGCCACCGCGACCTGCTTCGAAGCCGCCGCGCCCGTCACCGACCCCACCGGCGCGACCAGGCTCGCGATGCGAACGCTGGCCCGCCGCATCGAAGCGCTCACCGACGAGATCGCACGGCTCGAGACCGAACGCGACCGGATCATCGACGCCGCCGCGCCGGCACTGCTCGAGATCAAAGGCATGGGCTACCACGCAGCCGCAAGCCTGCTCGTCGCCGCGGGCGACAACCCCGACCGGCTCCGCTCCGAGGCCGCGTTCGCCAAGCTGTGCGCGGTCGCGCCCATGCCCGTCAAGTCTGGCCGAACCGAACGTCACCGGCTCAACCACGGCGGGGACCGGCAAGCCAACCGGGCCTTGCACACCATCGTGGTGTCACGGATCCGCTGGCCCGATGAACGCACCCGCGACTACGTCACCCGCCGCAACCGCAACGGCCAGTACAAAGCCGACCTCGACACCATCCGCCGTCTCAAGCGCTACATCGCCCGAGAGGTCTACCCGATCCTCATCGACGCGCTCAGCACACCACCCGAGAAGAGCGTCACAGCGGCTTGA
- a CDS encoding DUF559 domain-containing protein: MAEASGDERLTWLWECSEAHVFVRRPTEIEKGYACPRCWVRRQHDSRVSQRAKSGGVFRLDRARQRSKEELRLAAELAQVFPVDLDHDAVRIRGYVMDQPFVTPDILITDLQVAVEWDGGGHRKDPGLDQNKDEALRQSGWRVIRAKVDTGDHGADVVAAPTGLNLTVVGEIMSRLLEADSTKSEAVAQWKAQRRWHGSAVYESLLRLWGETTIGASSFRRR, translated from the coding sequence TTGGCGGAAGCATCAGGCGACGAACGCCTTACCTGGCTATGGGAGTGCAGCGAGGCGCACGTGTTCGTCCGAAGGCCGACCGAGATCGAGAAGGGCTATGCATGCCCGAGGTGCTGGGTGCGGAGGCAGCACGACAGCCGGGTCTCCCAACGAGCGAAAAGCGGCGGGGTCTTCCGGCTCGATCGTGCGCGTCAGCGATCGAAGGAAGAGCTTCGCCTCGCCGCTGAGTTGGCCCAGGTGTTCCCCGTAGACCTCGATCATGACGCCGTCCGGATTCGCGGATACGTCATGGACCAGCCGTTCGTGACGCCCGACATTCTGATCACCGACCTCCAGGTCGCCGTGGAGTGGGACGGCGGCGGACATCGCAAGGACCCAGGGCTTGACCAAAACAAGGACGAGGCCCTGCGCCAGAGCGGTTGGCGCGTGATTCGAGCCAAGGTCGACACGGGCGACCATGGAGCCGACGTCGTAGCAGCCCCCACTGGCCTCAACCTGACAGTGGTCGGAGAGATCATGAGTCGTCTCCTAGAGGCTGATTCCACCAAATCCGAAGCAGTCGCGCAGTGGAAAGCACAGAGACGCTGGCACGGTTCAGCCGTCTACGAGTCGCTCCTTCGACTGTGGGGCGAGACCACGATCGGGGCGAGCAGCTTCCGGCGTCGTTAG
- a CDS encoding nuclear transport factor 2 family protein, with amino-acid sequence MSERESDLLALLENHTKAWNGHDLDALMSLFAEDCVFEASGGDEICGTRYTGKGEVRRAFAKVLESMPDAEWAGGRHHALAPDYGVSEWTLTGTLIDGRRIEVNGCDFLTVHRGKIIKKDSYRKQRPPLEARASRP; translated from the coding sequence GTGTCTGAACGTGAATCCGATCTGTTGGCCCTCCTTGAGAACCACACCAAGGCGTGGAACGGTCACGACCTCGATGCCCTGATGAGCCTCTTCGCCGAGGACTGCGTCTTCGAAGCCTCGGGTGGTGACGAGATCTGCGGTACGCGGTACACGGGCAAGGGCGAGGTGCGCAGAGCCTTCGCGAAGGTCCTTGAGTCGATGCCCGACGCCGAGTGGGCGGGTGGACGTCACCACGCGCTCGCTCCCGACTACGGCGTCTCCGAGTGGACGCTCACCGGGACTCTGATCGATGGGCGCCGAATCGAAGTCAACGGGTGTGACTTCCTCACGGTGCACCGCGGGAAGATCATCAAGAAGGACTCCTATCGGAAGCAGCGCCCTCCTCTGGAAGCCCGGGCCTCCCGTCCGTAG
- a CDS encoding 5'-nucleotidase, with protein MPYDLADKLVVGISSRALFDLDEAHRIFETEGLAAYREHQTANEDEPLAAGTALPLVRGLLRINELADEALVEVLIISRNNADTGLRVMNSVEHHGLEVPRWAFTDGTSAGPYLREFSCDLFLSANEEDVAGAMQHGVAAARILRVPDEATDEIPSEVRIAFDGDAVLFSAESEAIYRAGGLDAFLQHEEAHADQPLSPGPLQPFLRALSRIQQRFPEADNPLRMSLVTARNAPAHKRVIRTLRSWGIHLNETFYLGGLEKAGVLRVLRPHIFFDDQSAHLEPARSQTPAAQVPAEYRLDPSRTEQESTQAVTRPLGDHPSP; from the coding sequence TTGCCCTACGATCTAGCGGACAAACTCGTCGTTGGCATTTCGTCTCGCGCGCTCTTTGACCTCGATGAAGCTCACCGCATCTTTGAGACAGAGGGGCTAGCGGCCTACCGGGAGCACCAGACAGCCAACGAGGACGAGCCACTAGCGGCAGGGACAGCCCTTCCACTCGTGCGCGGACTCTTGCGCATCAACGAACTAGCCGATGAGGCGCTCGTCGAAGTCTTGATCATCTCCCGGAACAATGCCGACACCGGCCTGCGCGTCATGAACTCCGTAGAACACCATGGCCTCGAAGTGCCCCGGTGGGCCTTCACTGACGGGACCAGCGCGGGCCCTTACCTACGTGAATTCAGCTGCGACCTCTTCCTCTCAGCAAACGAGGAGGACGTAGCCGGAGCCATGCAACACGGTGTGGCGGCGGCACGCATCCTTCGCGTCCCCGACGAGGCGACGGATGAAATTCCATCGGAGGTGAGGATTGCGTTCGATGGCGACGCTGTTCTGTTCAGTGCAGAATCAGAAGCGATCTACCGGGCCGGTGGTCTGGATGCCTTCTTGCAACATGAAGAAGCTCACGCCGATCAACCACTCAGTCCTGGCCCGCTGCAGCCATTCCTCAGGGCGCTCTCGCGCATCCAGCAGCGGTTTCCGGAGGCTGACAACCCTCTTCGAATGTCCCTGGTGACGGCACGCAACGCACCTGCTCACAAGCGGGTCATCCGGACCCTGCGCTCCTGGGGCATCCACCTGAACGAGACGTTCTACCTCGGCGGGCTGGAGAAGGCCGGCGTATTACGGGTACTCCGACCGCACATCTTCTTCGATGACCAGTCTGCTCATCTTGAGCCAGCTCGATCCCAGACACCCGCTGCGCAGGTTCCGGCCGAGTACCGCCTGGATCCCTCGCGCACCGAACAGGAGAGCACTCAGGCTGTTACTAGGCCACTTGGTGACCATCCATCACCGTGA